The Halorhabdus sp. BNX81 genome includes a region encoding these proteins:
- a CDS encoding DUF790 family protein: MLSKDLLRVSRAGGGYQPQFVDEEHRDLAARVIGVFQGHVGERREALTAALTDLERDSDDFKLVRGFAKLLERDATFETRAPLPPARARRATFEAAESVGVVTEDEREQALRQAADRLGSDRDAVASSLYADLEARQILAAIDRGWTPTALLEQYNLSLAGTALFDATAVRIRSSDPTALVSAVKRFGLLYEVERTGDGTRELHVTGPDALFESTRRYGTQFARLLRSVAKTAEWRLEATIDDDGRERTMTLTDADVSVPDVEPVVEPTYDSDVEADFATRFASLDLPWELVREPEPLEAGASVAIPDFAFEYRHGDFRVFFEIMGFWTPEYVEKKLAQFDAIEGVELLVAYDESLGVGEAIEARDHRAISYTGSVRVKDIRDALRRYEADLVAANAADLPAELEPEADVLTLAELAETHGVSEDAVETVDFPAHERVGRTLVRPSVLADLAQRIEPGMTLAEAEEVLDEYGIDDASAALSRLGYRVEWEGLGGGVIRKRQSE; the protein is encoded by the coding sequence GTGCTGAGCAAGGACCTGCTGCGCGTCTCCCGGGCTGGCGGCGGCTACCAGCCACAGTTTGTCGACGAAGAGCACCGGGACCTCGCAGCGCGGGTGATCGGCGTCTTTCAGGGCCACGTCGGCGAGCGCCGCGAGGCACTCACCGCGGCGTTGACCGACCTAGAGCGTGATAGCGACGACTTCAAACTCGTCCGCGGGTTCGCCAAACTCCTCGAGCGCGACGCCACCTTCGAGACGCGAGCACCCCTCCCGCCAGCGCGGGCACGCCGGGCGACCTTCGAGGCGGCCGAATCGGTCGGTGTGGTCACCGAGGACGAACGCGAGCAGGCACTCAGGCAGGCCGCCGATCGACTCGGAAGCGACCGCGACGCCGTCGCGTCGTCGCTGTACGCCGATCTCGAGGCGCGGCAGATTCTCGCAGCAATCGACCGGGGATGGACGCCGACAGCGCTGCTCGAACAGTACAATCTCTCGCTGGCGGGGACGGCGCTGTTCGACGCGACGGCAGTCCGGATCCGCTCGTCGGATCCGACGGCGCTTGTCAGCGCTGTCAAACGCTTCGGACTTCTCTACGAGGTCGAACGGACGGGCGACGGGACGCGAGAGCTCCACGTGACAGGGCCCGACGCCTTGTTCGAGTCGACACGACGGTACGGCACTCAGTTCGCCCGACTCCTGCGGAGCGTGGCCAAAACTGCGGAGTGGCGACTCGAGGCGACGATCGACGACGACGGTCGCGAGCGAACGATGACGCTCACCGACGCCGACGTCTCGGTCCCCGACGTCGAGCCGGTCGTCGAGCCGACCTACGACAGCGACGTCGAGGCCGACTTCGCGACCCGCTTCGCGTCGCTCGATCTGCCGTGGGAACTGGTCCGCGAACCCGAACCCCTCGAAGCCGGCGCGAGCGTCGCCATCCCGGACTTCGCGTTCGAGTACCGCCACGGCGACTTTCGGGTGTTCTTCGAGATCATGGGCTTTTGGACGCCGGAATACGTCGAGAAGAAGCTTGCTCAGTTCGACGCGATCGAGGGCGTCGAATTGCTCGTCGCCTACGACGAGAGTCTCGGCGTCGGCGAGGCGATCGAGGCGCGTGATCACCGGGCGATCTCTTACACAGGTTCGGTCCGGGTGAAGGACATCCGGGACGCACTCCGGCGCTACGAGGCCGACCTCGTCGCCGCAAATGCGGCCGACCTGCCGGCGGAACTCGAACCCGAGGCCGACGTGCTCACGCTCGCAGAACTGGCCGAGACTCACGGGGTAAGCGAGGACGCCGTCGAGACGGTCGACTTTCCCGCCCACGAGCGGGTCGGCCGGACGCTGGTCCGGCCATCGGTTCTTGCTGATCTGGCTCAGCGGATCGAACCCGGGATGACGCTTGCCGAGGCCGAGGAAGTCCTCGACGAGTACGGAATCGACGACGCCAGCGCCGCGCTCTCCCGGCTAGGCTATCGCGTCGAATGGGAGGGGTTGGGTGGCGGCGTGATCCGCAAGCGGCAATCCGAGTGA